The following is a genomic window from Niabella soli DSM 19437.
TGTAGCAACGGTACAACAACAAAATTGCAGTTTATTCGATCCGGTTTTAATTTCCCGTAAAAGCGCATTAATGAAATAAAGATCAGGAAGCGTAACTGCCGGCAGAACAAGGCTCTTTTTATTTACTTATCTACTTGTATAAAAGTGAACATCCATTTTACCGGGTTTTCCCAGTTTTTCCCTTTAAAGCTACCTGCCGGAGCTTTAATTAAGATATGGTTCCACCCCTTTTTTAAATGTATTAAGGTAGGCAGCCGGTAGGAATAGCCTTCATCAATCAAAGGGGTTTCAGGATTGCCTTTTGCGCCGCCCCGTTTCCAATGGGGTGGTGCAATGGGTTGGCCATTGACCCAAACCCGGCTTTCCCTGGTATCCCATTTCCCAATGGGTGGGCTGTCTGTGGCCGGAGAACGAGATATGTCGTTGAACCCAATCCAGAATTTTTTGATCCCTGCCGCATTGCACCAGATCCTGGTAGTGGCATACACTGTGGTGCTGTCTTTGGGATGATCGATAGCTCCTTCTATCAGGGGCGCCCACCAGTGTCTCAAAATAATGGTGCCACCCACCATCTGTTTAAATGGATGCGGCAGCTTTACTGATAACTCCGGTTCAAACTTTTCTGAAAGTTGACCGTTATTGTCGTATGGCCCGTAAAGATCCCAGATGCTGTTAGCCTGTTTCACATAGGGGAAAGGCTTGTTTGAAAAATAAAAAGCCTTATGCGCCAGTAAAATGGTCTCAAACCTGGCAAAGGACGCTGTTCTTTTTTCTCCGGGAGAACCTATATTGGATTGCCAGTTTTTAATGCCGCCTCCGTTCCAGGTACGTTCCGCGAAGGCCAGCATTCCGGGATAAACCGCGTTCATTTTAAAGGCATCGTTTTCGTTTTCCAGTCTCCTGTCTGGCCAAAGGCAGAGTGTTGCCCCTTTTATATTTTTATCTTCTTTAGGAATATCCCCGATCTCCCTGTAAAAAATAGTAGTAACGGTTTCCAGCGGATCCATATGATTCAGGTAGAGATGCCGGGAGTCGATAAATCGGAATCCCCGGGTAGTATCCAGAGGCTCCCGCATCCACATTTGCCGGATGGTACGGTCTCCGATATTGCCTCCGGGGCTCCATCCCACTGTTTTAATTCCTTTCTGTTCCAGCAACGCTGTTATCTCGGGAAGGAAATTTTTGTTCGTGATCTTTACTTCATCACCGCCAATATGCAAATATTCAGGGTGATAAGTAGCTATAAACTCGTTAAGTAATTCTTTTACAATTTTTGTTCCGCTTTCTGATTGCATGGTGGTGTGGAAGACCCGGGTGAAGGCCGCGCTATGCCCCGGCATGTCTATTTCAGGAAGGAAGAGGATATTTCGTTCGCTGCAATACTGCATGAGCTCTTTTATTGCGGCCTCAGAGTAAAATTTGCCAGGATTACGGGTCATATTCGTTGCGGCGTTCAATTGTGGATATTTTTTACTTTCGAAACGCCAGGCAATATCTTCGGTTGCATGAAAATGAAAAACATTTAGTTTATAGCGGGCCATCACATCGATCTGTTCTTTTAATTTGTCTATCGACTGATAATTCCGCCCCACATCCACCATATACCCTCTGAAAGAAAACGCCGGTGAATCTTTAATGGAACAATAGGGCAGCGGGTGATTCAAATCGATCAATTGTAAGAGTGTCTGTATCCCGTAAAAGAATCCGGGGTTTGCACTGGCCACTATCCGAACGCCATGAAGGTCAATGGTTAAACGGTATGCTTCCTTGTTTAAAAGGGTTGCGTCTTTTATGAAAAGAATTCCTTTTTCTTTTGAAGCAGTATTGGTTAAAGCTATTTTCCTTTTTGCAAATTGTGTTACGGTATAATCACACAATGCTTTCTGATCACCTGTCGTAACGCGAACAGTTTTTAATTGGTGTACGTCCAAATGGCCCTGCTGAATGCTGATCTGCCGGGGTTCCGGAATAATGTTTAAAGAGGATTGCGCCGCAACTGCCAGGAAAAGCAATACAATCGGAACAATCAACATCAATCTTTTAATCATTTTTGAGGTATTTTTTGAGCAGTAAATGACAATACCATTCCTGTCGGGGCAGGTGAAAAGGCCCTTTGAAGAGATTTCCTTTAGCCGTTTGCGCGATGCTCCCGTTGCGGTGCAGGTAGCCAAACCACTCTCCATGCGCCGTATCTAAAAAATGATCGTAGGCGTAATGATGCACCAGCTCATGCCATTCCCGGTATTTTTCATTGCCGGTAACCACATAGGCCAGCAAAGTGGCAATAATGGCTTCATTGTGCGGCCACCAGAATTTCATGTCCTGCCAATATTCCTGTACCGGCTTATTATAAACATCTCTGAAATAGAAAATGCCGCCCTCTTGTTTATCCCAGCCACGTTCCCACATATAATCGAGCATGCGGCAACCCAGATTGATCAGTTTTGGGTCATTGTTCCGGTAGGCTGCTTCGTGTAAAATGAACCAGGCGCCTTCAATCGCGTGCCCCGGGTTCAGGGTTCTGCCGTCGATATGATCAATAACAGTGCCATCAGGTGCTACCTGTTCCATTACACAACGGATATCATCTTTCACAAAACAGGTCTCGATTTCTTTGATGCATTGATCGATATACGCATTACAGCGGTCATCCCCAATGGTTTCCCGGAGTTGCTGCGCGGTGTTCATCAGGATCATGGGAACGCCAATGCCTTTGGCCGGGCGGGTATTTTCAAATTTAGGTGACAATTGTTTTTCACCTGATGCATACTGCATACAAATGCCGAAAAGCTCACGGGCTTTGGCTGCAATCGCTTCATCGCCGGAGGCTTTTGCATAAGCAGCAAAAGCAATAACAGCAAACGTTTCTGAAAAAAAATAACGACGCTTGCGCAGGGGCCGCCCCTCGCGGGTTACATGAAAAAACATGCGTCCGTCTGCATCGAAACAATGCTCTAAAAGAAAGTCGATGCCTGCCTTGGCTCCCTGCAGCCACTCTTCTCTTTTTTCTAAGGTATTATAAAGCGTACTGAGCAGCCAGGCAGCCCGTCCCTGGATCCAAACGGCTTTGTCGTCATCAATAAGCGAACCATCGGCATCGCGCATCAGCAGGTACCCGCCATATTCCGCGTCAACCGACCGGGGAAACCAGAAGGGGAGGGTATTGTTTAAAAGCTGCCGCCCGTAAAAGGATTTCAGCGTTTCCAAATATTTAGTATTCATTATTTTTTATTTAAAATATTCTAAAAAGGTACTGGCGGGTAATTGCTCTTTATTGACCAAATTGGCTCTGGTAAAGGGCTCCCAGCCATAGGCAATGGCGATGGCTTTCAGGTGACGGGGAATACTGATGTAAATTTTATCCTGGTGCGCACGTGCTTGCGTGGGTACAAAAACCCCCTCATTCGTGAGTATTTTAAAACCGGTAATGTCTTTATTATTGGATGCATGCAAACCGTTTGCATACCGGAAGCTGATCTCAACTGTATTGTTTATTCTTTTCATGGTTTGAAAAAGCGGGCCTGCAGGCAACCCGTCACGATGGTAGGTTTGGGTTAATGCCAGCCTTGCCAAACGGAGCCCCACCGGTATTTTGTTTTTATAATGTACGTCTGAACTGTCTCCCAGATCGCTGGAGACCGCCATGCCGGCGTTTGGAATTACATTTAATGATTTTCGCTGTACATCCCTGAAGTAATTCCAGGAGGGCCGGTTGATGCTGGAAAGTTGTACATAATAAAAAGGGAGATTTTGACGCCACCACGCCCGCCAATCGGCTACAAATACGGGGAATAGCTTCTCGTACAGCGCTGCATTTTCTGCATCACTTTCGCCCTGGTACCACAGTATACCTTTTACCGGAAAAGGGGACAGCTTTTCAATTGCCGCTTCAAAATTATACGCCGGTTCATAGGGATGCCGCTGCAGTTTGTTTTGAGCATTGGCAAGGTTTACATTCGCCCGTTCCCGGCACCATTGCATAATATAATCCGACTGCCGCCAGTTGTTCAATGCCGGTTCAAACAAAGGATTGTTTTGAAGGGCATTGCGACTTACCCATGAAATCAACGGCGATCCTCCAACGGCTATTTCGATAATACCAACGGGAACCTTTTCTTCCTGCTGTATTTTTTGGGCAAACACATAGCCCACGGCTGAAAAAGAAGCTACTGCTTCTGAACGATGCGGCTGCCAGCTACCGGAAAAAAAATCAAGCGAATTTGCTTTACTGAGCTCGGATGCGGTCCAGGAGCGATTGTTGGTTTCTGCAAAAGGCGTTAACTTCAGTAAGCGTAAGGGCTGCGTACTGTCTGCTTTGCGGATCAGGCTGTCGCCGCCCGTAGATTCCCTAACGGAAAAATACATATTCGACTGGCCGGAGCAAAGCCAGACATCGCCTATTAATATATTTTTTAGCAGGATTGAGCGGTGGGTACTTTTGATTTCAATGATTTCGGGTCGGGTGCTGGCTTTTCTCGCAGAGAAGATAAGTTGCCACTTTCCGTTAAACCCGGCTCTGGTAGTTTTTAGCTGGTGGCCAAAACGGACGCTTACGGTTTGAAATGCATTTGCGATCCCCCAAAACCTGATGGGTTGTTCCTGCTGCAATACCATATTGTCGGTAAATGCAAGGGGCAATTGCAATCCGCCAAAGTTGCCGCTGATATGTTTATAAACGGTTTGTGCCAGCATTGCGGCGCCTTCCACATTGGGGTGCAACGTGGCGACGTCGGGGAACAGATCGGGCCGGTTGTGCAGCGGTTCATTTAAATCCAGCAAAGGCAGCTTACGAACAGCGGCTACTTGTTCTATTTTTTTTTGTAAGTCATTATACCATTCGTTGGTGCTGGAAAGGAACCGGGAGTGCCCGGTGAAGATGGGTGTAAGCCTGCAAATAAAGATCTTTATTTGGGGGTTTTGTTTTTTAAGCGTATCAATCAACCAGTTGTAATCGGGTATAAAATCGTCCCGATAATTGGGGTAGTTCCTGGGATCTGTATCATTCAACCCTAAATGGATGATAGCGATTTGGGGGCGGAAGGAAAGAAGTTGCTGAAATGCAGCCGTTCTATAATAAGGATTGTGGCCTTTTTTCAGCAGCGTGGCGCCGCTGTGCCCGAAATTTTTTACTGCATAACCGTTGCCGAGTAAATGTTGCAATTGTGCCGGATAAGATTCCTGACCGGGGTTTTGCAATCCCCATCCGGCTGTTACAGAGTTGCCCACACAGGCCACTTTTATTACCTGCTGTGCCGGAAGGGTGCCCCAAAAAAATAACATCAAAAAGAAGAACAGGGGTTTCATGCTGCGTGGGTATTATTGCCGGATGATATCCTTAACCGGAACGGTTACAAAATTAAGTGTTCGGATCCCCTCGTATAAAATGCCAATGGTTTGCTCATCCACTTTTACCAGTGAAGAGTAACCAAAAGTTTTTCGCTCATCTAGCAGTAACTGATGGGCGGGGGGCCATGTTTCACCCATATCGAGACTGGCTTTGATAGTTAAATGGTCCCGTGCATCACTATTGTTCATATTGCTAAAGAATAACACCTCTTTAAGAACGCCGTTTACGCGCACCCTTGCTTTGATGAGGGAACCCATACAAATGGGGTCCTGCAACGCCTTTCCGGAAGTGGGGTGCTCCAACCAGGTACTGCCCAGGTCTTTTGTAGTAGCGATGCTCCGGAAACGGCCCCGGTTGTCGCGCATATTGAGCATTAATGTTCCCGGTGTGGTTTCCACTACCTGGGCTTCTGTGGTATTGGGTTTGGCACCGCGCCCCGATTTCCAGGTATTGCCATGGTCCGTGCTGTAAATAATGGATGCGTGGGGCAGGCCCGGTTTTTTACTTTCATCCCAATATTGTGAGGGAAATACCAGGGTGCCGTTTTGCATCGCTATTCCATTTCCCGGACCCTGAAAATAAAGATGCCAGATGGGGTTTTTAACCTGAGCCGTAATATTTATGGGGGCAGACCATGTTTTGCCATCATCATCACTGGAGGCTAAAATAAATTGACCCGAAACATCCGGAGACAGGCCGGGCCCCGAACCAGCGATGGAGTGGTTGCCTTTGCTCCACAATGCGGCTACCCATATTTTTTTTGTAACAGGATCAAAAAGGATAGAAGGGTCGCCCACGCCACCGCTGCCCATTTTTATGATTACTTTCATAGGCTCCCATGTTTTGCCCCTGTCGGTACTCCTGCTCATACCCACATCAATATCCGCCGGAAGATCGCCGCTCTGTTTGTAGCGGATATCATAAACAGCGATCAATGTATTCTTATCCGTTTCCGTAATGCCCGGTATGCGATAAGTGTGAACGCCATCATCCCCCGGCTGCCGGATGGTATTGCCAGTGTACCATCCCCCTGGTAAGGTGTTTACAGGATGTAGTGTTAATGTGGTGCCGTTTGAAAGGGATACAGCCGTGGTGTGTAAATTTATTTTTTTACCGGGGGCTATATTATCGTTTAACCGTACACTCACCCATAAATAGTTGATTCCCGGATTTAATGAACTATTTACCGGAATGGTATTTCTTATTTTGACAGCGCTAAGGGATGCTACTTTTTTTTCGTCAGAAAAATCCGATTCGATACCTGTTTCAAAAACTTCAATGCTTGCGAGGGCGGTTACACTTGCCGCGTCAACATTCAGGACAAGCTGCCGGGTTGCCATTCCCCCTTTGGTGGTATAAATCCTGATCCTTTGTATCGGATTGTTTTTTGATTTTTTTAAAACAGGAATGGAATAGTTTAAAATCTCAGCGCTTGTCCCGGCTGTCTGGGCAACGCAAAGAAAGGAAGCGTTGAAAAACAGCGCAAACAATAAAGTGGTGAACAACGTTTTTTGTTTAATCATGACCCTCTTTTGTAAAGCTAATCGGAAAAATTATTTGTTTTTGGCTTCAAAACAACCAATTGTAGTAGTACTGCCACAAAAACGATTATGGACATTAACGCAAAATCTTTTCCAAGATTTCCGGCGTCCGTTGCCTTCCCCAGGAGATCAGTAACAAATGCCCCGGCAAATACGCCTGTCATATTCATCAGGCCATAGGCGGTGGCTCTGTATTTAACGGAAACGAACTGGCAAAGTATAGGCATGTTGTTGGCGTCAAACATGCCAAAGCCCATACCAAAGAGAAAAGTAGCTGCGAGAATACTGAATAGCGAACTGCTGAAGCCGAGCAACAACAAGGCGGGAATCGTCAGGCTGAGCCCGGCAGCGCTGGTATAAATACGGCCTTTAAGATTTTTCTGAACCCATTTGTCGGAACAGGTTCCTCCAATGAGCACTCCAATAAAGGAAGCAATTGCAGTCGTGATGGTT
Proteins encoded in this region:
- a CDS encoding beta-N-acetylhexosaminidase, whose translation is MIKRLMLIVPIVLLFLAVAAQSSLNIIPEPRQISIQQGHLDVHQLKTVRVTTGDQKALCDYTVTQFAKRKIALTNTASKEKGILFIKDATLLNKEAYRLTIDLHGVRIVASANPGFFYGIQTLLQLIDLNHPLPYCSIKDSPAFSFRGYMVDVGRNYQSIDKLKEQIDVMARYKLNVFHFHATEDIAWRFESKKYPQLNAATNMTRNPGKFYSEAAIKELMQYCSERNILFLPEIDMPGHSAAFTRVFHTTMQSESGTKIVKELLNEFIATYHPEYLHIGGDEVKITNKNFLPEITALLEQKGIKTVGWSPGGNIGDRTIRQMWMREPLDTTRGFRFIDSRHLYLNHMDPLETVTTIFYREIGDIPKEDKNIKGATLCLWPDRRLENENDAFKMNAVYPGMLAFAERTWNGGGIKNWQSNIGSPGEKRTASFARFETILLAHKAFYFSNKPFPYVKQANSIWDLYGPYDNNGQLSEKFEPELSVKLPHPFKQMVGGTIILRHWWAPLIEGAIDHPKDSTTVYATTRIWCNAAGIKKFWIGFNDISRSPATDSPPIGKWDTRESRVWVNGQPIAPPHWKRGGAKGNPETPLIDEGYSYRLPTLIHLKKGWNHILIKAPAGSFKGKNWENPVKWMFTFIQVDK
- a CDS encoding AGE family epimerase/isomerase, encoding MNTKYLETLKSFYGRQLLNNTLPFWFPRSVDAEYGGYLLMRDADGSLIDDDKAVWIQGRAAWLLSTLYNTLEKREEWLQGAKAGIDFLLEHCFDADGRMFFHVTREGRPLRKRRYFFSETFAVIAFAAYAKASGDEAIAAKARELFGICMQYASGEKQLSPKFENTRPAKGIGVPMILMNTAQQLRETIGDDRCNAYIDQCIKEIETCFVKDDIRCVMEQVAPDGTVIDHIDGRTLNPGHAIEGAWFILHEAAYRNNDPKLINLGCRMLDYMWERGWDKQEGGIFYFRDVYNKPVQEYWQDMKFWWPHNEAIIATLLAYVVTGNEKYREWHELVHHYAYDHFLDTAHGEWFGYLHRNGSIAQTAKGNLFKGPFHLPRQEWYCHLLLKKYLKND
- a CDS encoding GDSL-type esterase/lipase family protein yields the protein MKPLFFFLMLFFWGTLPAQQVIKVACVGNSVTAGWGLQNPGQESYPAQLQHLLGNGYAVKNFGHSGATLLKKGHNPYYRTAAFQQLLSFRPQIAIIHLGLNDTDPRNYPNYRDDFIPDYNWLIDTLKKQNPQIKIFICRLTPIFTGHSRFLSSTNEWYNDLQKKIEQVAAVRKLPLLDLNEPLHNRPDLFPDVATLHPNVEGAAMLAQTVYKHISGNFGGLQLPLAFTDNMVLQQEQPIRFWGIANAFQTVSVRFGHQLKTTRAGFNGKWQLIFSARKASTRPEIIEIKSTHRSILLKNILIGDVWLCSGQSNMYFSVRESTGGDSLIRKADSTQPLRLLKLTPFAETNNRSWTASELSKANSLDFFSGSWQPHRSEAVASFSAVGYVFAQKIQQEEKVPVGIIEIAVGGSPLISWVSRNALQNNPLFEPALNNWRQSDYIMQWCRERANVNLANAQNKLQRHPYEPAYNFEAAIEKLSPFPVKGILWYQGESDAENAALYEKLFPVFVADWRAWWRQNLPFYYVQLSSINRPSWNYFRDVQRKSLNVIPNAGMAVSSDLGDSSDVHYKNKIPVGLRLARLALTQTYHRDGLPAGPLFQTMKRINNTVEISFRYANGLHASNNKDITGFKILTNEGVFVPTQARAHQDKIYISIPRHLKAIAIAYGWEPFTRANLVNKEQLPASTFLEYFK
- a CDS encoding sialidase family protein; protein product: MIKQKTLFTTLLFALFFNASFLCVAQTAGTSAEILNYSIPVLKKSKNNPIQRIRIYTTKGGMATRQLVLNVDAASVTALASIEVFETGIESDFSDEKKVASLSAVKIRNTIPVNSSLNPGINYLWVSVRLNDNIAPGKKINLHTTAVSLSNGTTLTLHPVNTLPGGWYTGNTIRQPGDDGVHTYRIPGITETDKNTLIAVYDIRYKQSGDLPADIDVGMSRSTDRGKTWEPMKVIIKMGSGGVGDPSILFDPVTKKIWVAALWSKGNHSIAGSGPGLSPDVSGQFILASSDDDGKTWSAPINITAQVKNPIWHLYFQGPGNGIAMQNGTLVFPSQYWDESKKPGLPHASIIYSTDHGNTWKSGRGAKPNTTEAQVVETTPGTLMLNMRDNRGRFRSIATTKDLGSTWLEHPTSGKALQDPICMGSLIKARVRVNGVLKEVLFFSNMNNSDARDHLTIKASLDMGETWPPAHQLLLDERKTFGYSSLVKVDEQTIGILYEGIRTLNFVTVPVKDIIRQ